From one Streptomyces chromofuscus genomic stretch:
- a CDS encoding ACP S-malonyltransferase — translation MLVLVAPGQGAQTPGFLTPWLELPGAADRVAAWSDAIGLDLAHYGTKADAEEIRDTAVAQPLLVAAGILSATALGDISPGAVAGHSVGEITAAALAGVLTESAALALVRKRGLAMAEAAAITETGMSALLGGDPEVTVPHLEKLGLTPANVNGAGQIVAAGTLEQLAALNEYKPEGVRKVVPLKVAGAFHTRHMAPAVEKLAAAARELTPADPKVDYVSNKDGRAVTTGAEIVERLVGQVANPVRWDLCMETFQELGATALLEVCPGGTLTGLAKRALPGVKTLALKTPDDLDAARELIAEHA, via the coding sequence GTGCTCGTACTCGTCGCTCCCGGCCAGGGCGCTCAGACGCCCGGCTTCCTGACTCCCTGGCTCGAACTGCCCGGTGCCGCCGACCGCGTCGCCGCCTGGTCGGACGCCATCGGACTGGATCTCGCCCACTACGGCACGAAGGCCGACGCGGAGGAGATCCGCGACACGGCCGTGGCGCAGCCGCTGCTCGTCGCCGCCGGGATCCTCTCCGCCACGGCACTCGGTGACATCTCCCCGGGCGCGGTGGCGGGCCACAGCGTCGGTGAGATCACCGCCGCCGCCCTCGCCGGCGTCCTGACCGAAAGCGCCGCGCTGGCCCTCGTGCGCAAGCGGGGTCTGGCCATGGCCGAGGCCGCCGCGATCACCGAGACCGGGATGTCGGCGCTGCTCGGCGGCGACCCCGAGGTGACCGTGCCGCACCTGGAGAAGCTGGGCCTGACCCCGGCGAACGTCAACGGCGCCGGGCAGATCGTGGCCGCCGGCACGCTGGAGCAGCTCGCCGCGCTGAACGAGTACAAGCCCGAGGGCGTGCGCAAGGTCGTCCCGCTGAAGGTCGCCGGCGCCTTCCACACCCGGCACATGGCCCCGGCGGTGGAGAAACTGGCCGCCGCGGCCCGGGAGCTGACGCCCGCCGACCCGAAGGTCGACTACGTCTCGAACAAGGACGGCCGGGCGGTCACCACCGGCGCCGAGATCGTCGAGCGGCTGGTCGGCCAGGTCGCCAACCCGGTCCGCTGGGACCTGTGCATGGAGACCTTCCAGGAGCTCGGCGCGACCGCGCTGCTGGAGGTGTGCCCGGGCGGCACCCTGACCGGGCTCGCCAAGCGCGCCCTGCCCGGCGTGAAGACGCTGGCCCTGAAGACCCCCGACGACCTCGACGCGGCCCGCGAGCTCATCGCCGAGCACGCCTGA